One Brassica oleracea var. oleracea cultivar TO1000 chromosome C7, BOL, whole genome shotgun sequence genomic window carries:
- the LOC106305492 gene encoding defensin-like protein 292, with protein MAARSTSALLLFCMLYCVFMLLVTNVTKAEGGRQLPVCGNKEGCGGIWCKDEKRPGKGKCITWTCDLQEDCEKIVICGGGLPGPFCMEGLCTC; from the exons ATGGCGGCCAGATCAACTTCCGCTCTCCTCCTCTTCTGTATGCTATATT GCGTGTTCATGTTGCTTGTCACCAATGTAACAAAAGCAGAGGGTGGTAGACAATTGCCAGTCTGCGGAAATAAAGAAGGATGCGGAGGCATATGGTGTAAAGATGAAAAAAGACCAGGTAAAGGAAAATGTATCACTTGGACTTGTGACTTACAGGAAGATTGTGAAAAGATTGTCATTTGCGGGGGTGGATTACCAGGGCCTTTTTGTATGGAAGGATTATGCACTTGTTAA